A single region of the Acidobacteriota bacterium genome encodes:
- a CDS encoding carboxypeptidase regulatory-like domain-containing protein codes for MKKLIRLLTLSCLFLGPATAVFAQSSAGSLSGIVTDANGGAVAGAKVTAKQNATGREIKTVTTSEGLYAYSNLEVGVYTLTVEQSGFKKIARSNVIVAISNTTVADLKLEVGDVNQTVEVTGEAAQLQTTTTEVGVNFSPKLMVDAPISGAGIRNPEAFIGFQPGVVNGAGGEGGIGGGQRRSKEILIDGVNATNPESGGVAFNGLPSVEAIGEFKLINNTFAAEYGRTGGGIESFVTKSGGRDFHGTVYDFHTSSALSATAWATKANPLGAGVVAVKPKYHGNTFGGALGGPIFLPKKYFGPLGGYNESKNKSFFLFTTENYRRTDASSSFRSLPTAKMRTGDFSELLPGRVIYDPLTGQPFAGNLIPQNRFSNVTKNILPLIPATTTSGMLNNYLATIQTRARQNSWSIKANHNITDKHLINFFYTWQDLGSLQVGPLPQPLQGGGTTSYSANRPTFTRFNYDYIITPTVNLHLTYGMTRLRQIFDNDQVGQGWPQKLGLKGVSEGDTNSFPVITFATDGYTAYADTNGNKTKGTQYNFTDHFRADLSWVRGNFNWKFGADHRWMRTTGKPLSTGGFDDAGVQGTFAFAANQTASAANVSGSGNSFASFLLGLVDNASRTFNASAISANFGYHGWYAQTDWRIRPNITLNLGMRYELPLARSTSPTGFTSFDPTLTDPRSGLKGATAYLGDCNGCIKKSRFADTDFSSIGPRLGLAWSVNQKTVVRLGYGIYYAAGNGLTGGFCLRCANGYSTTAGLSRAGTTGAALNWDNGFVPPPTFLAPPVVNASVSNAADDIYFITPDSGKAPRFQNYSISIQRELPWKLVAEVAYIGMRGTRVSSSHAPLNHLDPKFYSLGALLNSRIDDPAVVAAGYKSPYANFIADWGAGATLARALRPFPQINGPINNLYNPIGHSWYDSLQVKLDRRFGWVTLEANYTRSKALTDASGTQTGGDASNRNPKTDRPYDPRAVELNKSLQYTDYPNIANVVAVVDLPFGKGQKFLSGNGVLDKLVGGWTISFTGSYTNGALALLNAPYTYPQWGFEYGRKRVNIVPGKAIRTNVSRQDLDPRDLTKRWWTTDFFTIPGTFELGNAPIYLNELRDPNVYNESMGFIKRTRISETVNIELRGEFFTIFNRTNFGIGGTPIRPNVTDTNPTTGRFGVTGGPRTGPRTGQMALKINF; via the coding sequence ATGAAAAAGCTCATCCGATTGCTAACTTTAAGCTGTCTTTTCTTAGGCCCGGCGACCGCCGTGTTTGCGCAAAGTAGTGCCGGCTCGCTTTCCGGCATCGTGACTGACGCCAATGGCGGCGCCGTGGCGGGCGCCAAAGTCACGGCCAAGCAGAATGCCACCGGACGCGAAATCAAAACCGTCACGACCAGCGAAGGGTTGTATGCCTACTCCAACCTGGAAGTCGGCGTTTACACCCTGACGGTCGAACAATCCGGTTTCAAAAAAATCGCGCGCTCCAATGTCATCGTCGCCATCTCGAACACCACGGTGGCCGATTTGAAGCTGGAAGTCGGGGACGTGAACCAGACCGTGGAAGTCACAGGGGAAGCGGCGCAACTGCAAACAACGACGACCGAAGTCGGCGTCAACTTTTCGCCGAAACTGATGGTGGATGCCCCCATCAGTGGCGCCGGCATTCGCAACCCGGAAGCATTCATCGGTTTCCAACCCGGCGTCGTCAATGGCGCGGGCGGTGAAGGCGGCATTGGCGGCGGACAGCGCCGCTCCAAGGAAATTCTGATTGACGGCGTCAACGCGACCAACCCGGAATCGGGCGGCGTGGCCTTCAACGGCTTGCCCTCGGTCGAAGCCATCGGCGAATTCAAACTCATCAACAATACCTTTGCGGCGGAATATGGCCGCACGGGCGGCGGCATCGAATCCTTCGTCACCAAATCGGGCGGACGCGACTTCCACGGCACCGTCTATGACTTCCACACATCGAGCGCGCTGAGCGCTACGGCCTGGGCGACTAAAGCAAATCCGCTGGGCGCTGGCGTTGTCGCCGTGAAACCGAAATACCACGGCAATACGTTTGGCGGCGCGCTGGGCGGGCCGATCTTCCTGCCCAAAAAATACTTTGGCCCCTTGGGCGGCTATAACGAGTCGAAAAACAAATCCTTCTTCCTCTTCACGACTGAGAATTATCGGCGCACCGATGCATCATCGAGCTTTCGCAGCCTGCCGACCGCAAAAATGCGCACGGGCGATTTCTCTGAATTGCTGCCGGGCCGTGTGATTTACGATCCGCTGACGGGGCAGCCCTTCGCGGGCAACCTCATTCCGCAAAACCGGTTCAGCAACGTTACTAAAAACATTTTGCCGTTGATCCCGGCGACCACGACTTCCGGCATGCTCAATAATTATCTGGCGACCATTCAAACACGGGCGCGCCAGAATTCGTGGAGCATCAAGGCCAATCACAACATCACCGACAAACACCTGATCAATTTCTTTTACACCTGGCAAGACCTCGGTTCGTTGCAGGTGGGGCCTTTGCCGCAACCGTTGCAAGGCGGGGGCACGACTTCCTATTCGGCCAATCGCCCGACCTTTACGCGGTTTAATTACGATTACATCATCACGCCGACGGTGAATTTGCATTTGACCTACGGCATGACCAGATTGCGCCAGATTTTCGACAACGATCAGGTCGGCCAGGGTTGGCCGCAAAAGCTGGGCCTGAAGGGCGTCTCGGAAGGCGATACCAATTCGTTCCCCGTCATCACCTTTGCAACTGATGGTTACACGGCCTATGCCGATACCAACGGCAACAAGACCAAAGGCACGCAGTACAACTTCACCGATCATTTCCGGGCCGATCTGAGTTGGGTGCGCGGCAATTTCAATTGGAAGTTCGGCGCCGACCATCGCTGGATGCGCACCACTGGTAAACCGCTTTCGACTGGCGGGTTTGACGACGCGGGCGTGCAGGGCACCTTTGCCTTCGCGGCCAACCAAACGGCCAGTGCCGCCAACGTGTCGGGTTCGGGCAACTCGTTTGCCAGTTTCCTGCTCGGTTTGGTTGACAACGCCTCGCGCACTTTCAACGCCAGCGCCATCTCGGCAAATTTCGGTTACCACGGCTGGTACGCGCAAACCGATTGGCGCATCCGTCCGAACATCACGCTCAATCTCGGCATGCGCTATGAATTGCCGCTGGCGCGTTCGACCAGTCCGACGGGCTTTACTTCGTTCGATCCAACGCTCACCGATCCGCGTTCGGGCTTGAAAGGCGCGACCGCCTATCTGGGCGATTGCAACGGCTGCATCAAGAAGTCGCGCTTTGCCGACACCGATTTCAGCAGCATCGGGCCACGCCTGGGCCTGGCCTGGTCGGTTAATCAAAAGACCGTCGTGCGGCTCGGTTATGGCATTTATTATGCGGCGGGCAATGGCTTGACGGGCGGTTTCTGTTTGCGATGCGCCAACGGCTATTCCACGACCGCTGGTCTGTCGCGCGCGGGCACGACGGGCGCGGCCTTGAATTGGGACAACGGCTTTGTGCCGCCACCCACGTTCCTCGCGCCGCCGGTGGTCAATGCGTCGGTTAGCAACGCGGCGGATGACATTTATTTCATCACGCCGGATTCGGGCAAAGCGCCGCGTTTCCAAAACTACAGCATCAGCATTCAGCGCGAACTGCCCTGGAAGCTGGTGGCCGAAGTCGCATACATCGGCATGCGCGGCACACGCGTTTCGTCGAGCCACGCGCCGCTCAACCATCTTGATCCGAAGTTTTATTCACTGGGCGCACTCCTCAACTCACGCATTGACGACCCGGCAGTGGTCGCGGCGGGTTACAAATCACCTTACGCCAACTTCATCGCCGATTGGGGTGCGGGCGCAACATTGGCGCGTGCGCTACGCCCGTTCCCGCAAATCAACGGCCCGATCAACAATCTTTACAATCCGATTGGTCATTCCTGGTACGACTCGTTGCAAGTCAAACTGGATCGCCGTTTCGGCTGGGTCACGCTCGAAGCCAACTACACGCGCTCAAAAGCATTGACCGACGCTTCGGGCACACAAACCGGCGGCGACGCGAGCAATCGCAACCCGAAGACCGACCGGCCCTATGACCCACGTGCCGTCGAGTTGAACAAGAGTTTGCAATACACCGACTATCCGAACATCGCCAACGTCGTGGCCGTGGTTGACCTGCCTTTTGGCAAAGGTCAAAAGTTCCTGAGCGGCAACGGCGTGCTCGACAAACTCGTCGGCGGCTGGACGATCAGCTTTACCGGCAGCTACACCAACGGCGCGCTGGCCTTGCTCAATGCGCCATACACCTATCCGCAATGGGGATTTGAGTATGGCCGCAAGCGCGTGAATATCGTGCCGGGCAAGGCGATTCGCACCAATGTCAGCCGCCAAGACCTCGATCCGCGCGATCTGACCAAGCGTTGGTGGACGACCGACTTCTTTACGATCCCCGGCACGTTTGAATTGGGCAACGCGCCGATTTACCTGAATGAGTTGCGTGACCCGAACGTTTACAACGAAAGCATGGGCTTCATTAAGCGCACGCGCATCAGCGAGACGGTCAACATCGAGTTACGCGGCGAATTCTTCACCATCTTCAACCGCACGAACTTCGGCATCGGCGGCACGCCGATTCGCCCGAACGTGACGGATACCAATCCGACCACCGGACGCTTTGGCGTCACCGGCGGCCCGCGTACTGGCCCGCGCACGGGGCAGATGGCGCTGAAGATCAACTTCTAA